From Butyricimonas paravirosa, one genomic window encodes:
- a CDS encoding carboxypeptidase regulatory-like domain-containing protein, with translation MHYIVLFVQQVSITYKRIKKIATICLVFMAYLSTTQAQITTSSMNGYVSDGKNSLPGATVIATHLLSGSRYSTITNQQGYYQLQGMRTGGPYQIDISYVGFRPSTGKGIYLQLAIPYTYNTVLIPSTDLEEVVVKSTISKYSNGKTGASTHVGSAQIKLLPNVTRSLTDILKLTPYSNGNGFGGRDQRMNNFSVDGANFNYNMGLDGKVLPGGGSPISIDAVEETMINIATYDIRQTNFIGAAINIVTKSGTNDLKGSLYTYIKNEHLRGNNVDGYHLGEREKEARDIYGFTLGGPVIKNKIFFFINGEYEYSPFPIHKWKLSTDGQEDPVNHISRVTSKDMERFSNDLREMYEYNTGSWTNFNGQTTTCRLLMRADWNINDHQKFMIRYNYTTQKKDNNLVGAALGIKGTPVSRYSMSFRNSMWQDMNDVHSLTAELFSYLSKNITNQILVSFTFNNGNNRKCKGDFPTIDIMKPDDSGTNRAFMNAGYEQHAWNNGITERVWAITDNLSFQMGRHNFTTGMSFESQNLSNCYLRYGAGYYRYASYEDFINKAAPVAFALGYSLSKDKRAPAKVNYRQFSIYAQDDYQITQNLKFTYGIRVDIPIYANKRYENPSIAEYTFYDTKLSTAYWPESFPLFSPRIGFTYDLSGNNIIILRGGSGIFSGRFPMIFLSKMQEGSGMLKNTVSTQKNGDPLLAALAGGIRTREKILQDIAPLFPDRFPTEPGAVNNITTIDRHFKMPQVWKSSLAVDYQLPLPFPSLLTLEGTFIKDIHAIMQEDVNTIHADDPRMTRFIGPDNRYHYPGDTEKRYHEDITNAILMRNSGKGYSANFNITLNAHPWKDVEFMAAYTYSKSKTITSNKSNQVDNAWTQEPSVMGPNYQKLHTAQYLQTPHRVIAQFSYTRQYARLFSTSLSLFYTGEYAGNYSYLYDGDMNNDGIEYDLIYIPRTKEELHFADRQTGEITFTAEEQKEAFWTFINQDPYLKKHKGEYAEAYAANLPWYDRFNLRVVQDFKIQTGQHVNTIQFSVDIMNLGNLLHNSWGVTQTISACNNGKLLELKEVNETGEPVYTMCPIKKDGQDILPNKTFETNRSSENCWQLQIGIRYIFN, from the coding sequence TTGCACTATATAGTTTTATTCGTGCAACAAGTAAGTATAACATATAAAAGGATCAAGAAAATTGCAACAATATGCCTCGTTTTCATGGCATACCTTTCCACGACTCAAGCCCAAATCACAACGTCATCAATGAACGGATATGTTTCCGACGGCAAAAACTCTTTACCCGGAGCCACGGTAATCGCCACCCACTTGCTTTCGGGTTCCCGTTACAGCACGATCACCAACCAGCAGGGCTATTATCAATTACAAGGAATGAGAACGGGAGGGCCTTACCAAATAGACATCTCTTACGTGGGATTTCGTCCTTCCACGGGCAAAGGAATTTATCTTCAACTCGCGATCCCGTACACATATAACACCGTGTTAATTCCCTCGACAGACCTGGAAGAAGTCGTTGTAAAAAGTACTATATCAAAATATTCCAACGGAAAAACGGGAGCAAGTACTCATGTCGGTTCCGCCCAGATAAAGTTACTCCCCAATGTCACCCGGTCACTCACCGACATACTGAAACTCACCCCTTACTCCAATGGAAATGGTTTCGGAGGACGAGATCAACGCATGAACAACTTCAGTGTAGACGGGGCAAATTTTAATTACAACATGGGACTGGACGGAAAAGTTCTACCCGGGGGAGGTAGTCCGATCTCGATTGATGCCGTTGAGGAAACCATGATCAATATAGCGACTTATGATATTCGGCAAACTAATTTTATCGGTGCCGCTATTAATATCGTTACCAAAAGTGGGACAAATGATCTGAAAGGATCGTTATACACATATATAAAAAACGAACATCTAAGAGGTAATAACGTAGATGGTTACCATTTGGGAGAACGTGAAAAAGAAGCTCGTGATATATATGGATTTACATTAGGAGGACCTGTAATAAAAAATAAAATCTTCTTTTTTATCAACGGGGAGTATGAATATTCCCCCTTTCCTATTCATAAATGGAAACTTTCCACGGATGGACAGGAAGATCCGGTAAATCATATCTCCAGAGTAACCTCAAAAGACATGGAGCGTTTTTCCAATGATTTAAGGGAAATGTACGAGTACAACACGGGATCATGGACCAATTTTAACGGCCAAACAACTACCTGTCGTCTCTTGATGCGCGCGGACTGGAATATAAATGATCACCAGAAATTCATGATTAGATATAATTACACGACACAAAAGAAAGACAACAATCTCGTAGGCGCAGCTCTTGGCATTAAAGGAACCCCTGTAAGTCGTTATTCCATGAGTTTCCGGAATTCCATGTGGCAAGACATGAACGACGTACATTCTCTCACAGCAGAATTATTCAGTTATTTATCAAAAAACATAACAAACCAAATTCTCGTGAGTTTCACGTTCAACAATGGAAACAACCGGAAATGTAAAGGAGATTTCCCCACAATTGACATTATGAAACCGGATGATTCAGGTACCAATAGAGCTTTCATGAATGCCGGTTATGAACAACACGCATGGAACAATGGGATTACTGAAAGAGTCTGGGCAATTACAGACAACCTTTCATTTCAAATGGGACGGCATAATTTCACAACGGGAATGAGTTTTGAATCCCAAAACCTCTCAAATTGTTATTTACGTTACGGGGCTGGTTATTATCGTTACGCAAGTTACGAAGATTTTATAAATAAAGCCGCACCGGTTGCGTTCGCACTCGGCTATTCCCTTTCCAAAGACAAACGAGCCCCGGCTAAAGTAAATTACCGACAATTTTCCATCTACGCGCAAGATGATTATCAAATCACCCAAAATCTGAAATTCACATACGGGATTCGCGTGGACATTCCCATATACGCAAACAAACGTTACGAAAATCCTTCTATTGCGGAATATACTTTTTATGATACCAAATTAAGTACGGCCTACTGGCCCGAATCTTTTCCCCTCTTCTCCCCCCGGATTGGTTTTACTTACGATCTGTCAGGGAACAATATTATAATTCTCCGGGGAGGTTCAGGTATTTTCTCCGGACGCTTCCCCATGATATTTCTTTCTAAAATGCAAGAAGGCAGCGGTATGTTAAAAAACACCGTATCTACTCAAAAAAACGGAGATCCATTGTTGGCAGCTTTAGCCGGAGGGATACGCACCCGAGAAAAAATATTACAAGATATTGCCCCTCTGTTTCCGGATCGTTTCCCAACAGAACCCGGTGCCGTAAACAACATTACGACAATAGACCGCCATTTTAAGATGCCACAAGTTTGGAAAAGTTCATTAGCGGTAGATTACCAACTTCCCTTACCATTCCCTTCTCTACTCACACTAGAAGGAACTTTTATAAAAGATATTCATGCCATCATGCAAGAGGACGTGAATACAATTCATGCGGATGATCCTAGAATGACTCGTTTTATTGGTCCGGACAATCGCTACCATTACCCGGGAGATACCGAAAAACGCTACCATGAAGACATTACGAACGCAATTCTAATGAGGAATAGCGGGAAAGGATACAGCGCTAATTTCAATATCACATTAAACGCTCACCCCTGGAAAGATGTTGAGTTCATGGCTGCTTACACTTACAGTAAATCAAAAACAATAACGAGTAATAAAAGTAATCAAGTCGACAACGCTTGGACACAAGAACCATCCGTGATGGGCCCTAATTATCAAAAATTACATACAGCTCAATATTTACAAACCCCTCATCGGGTTATCGCACAATTCAGTTACACGAGACAATACGCCCGTCTCTTCAGTACCTCATTATCTCTTTTCTACACGGGAGAATACGCCGGTAATTATTCGTACTTGTATGATGGAGACATGAATAACGACGGAATCGAATACGACCTGATTTATATTCCGCGCACAAAAGAAGAGTTACACTTTGCAGACCGACAAACCGGAGAAATCACGTTCACGGCAGAAGAGCAGAAAGAAGCCTTTTGGACATTCATTAATCAAGACCCCTATTTGAAAAAACATAAAGGGGAATATGCTGAAGCGTATGCGGCCAATCTTCCCTGGTATGATCGGTTCAATTTACGTGTAGTTCAAGATTTCAAAATACAAACGGGTCAACACGTAAATACCATTCAATTTTCTGTTGATATTATGAACCTGGGTAATTTACTTCATAATTCATGGGGAGTAACACAAACGATCTCTGCGTGTAATAACGGCAAATTACTCGAACTAAAAGAGGTGAATGAAACGGGAGAACCTGTTTACACCATGTGTCCGATAAAAAAAGACGGACAAGATATTTTGCCAAACAAAACCTTTGAAACCAATCGTTCATCGGAAAATTGTTGGCAATTACAAATTGGAATTCGTTACATTTTTAACTAA
- a CDS encoding DUF6051 family protein: MEISTRTKQLKAIFSYDKKVILEDQPLEIRPYHFIQNMGVNEIEQFQQLIPTSEFCSIPDNNIQENKSFSYTIFTPKGSRKTNQAILLLHGLNERNWDKYLTWAEYLSLATGKAVILFPIAFHMNRTPGNWYNPRALMPWVTRRKQEVEHLDNSTFVNVALSYRLSDTPLRFYISGKESMFNLWQLFREIKTGQHPLFEKDSSINIFAYSIGAFLSQILMLANPEHLLDDSKLFLFCGGSIFSQMDGSARDIMDREAYRRVKNYFLNDFLTKNDEQRMLPVLYEEDFMEKAFKAMIRPEVMKNYRESFFERIQDRLRIVTLKKDTVMPTQGVIEALGPKCVDTILEELDFPYEYSHQNPFPTNTGATPETLYQSFTGIFNRVANFL, encoded by the coding sequence ATGGAAATCTCAACTAGAACAAAACAATTAAAGGCTATTTTTTCTTATGACAAGAAAGTTATCCTAGAAGACCAACCACTGGAAATTCGTCCTTATCATTTTATCCAGAACATGGGAGTAAATGAAATAGAACAATTTCAGCAATTGATCCCGACAAGTGAATTTTGTTCTATCCCGGACAATAATATTCAGGAGAACAAGAGTTTTTCGTATACCATATTCACGCCTAAAGGATCACGAAAAACGAACCAGGCAATCCTGTTATTACACGGGCTGAACGAACGTAACTGGGACAAATACCTCACCTGGGCAGAATATTTATCCTTAGCCACGGGTAAAGCGGTTATTTTGTTTCCGATAGCTTTCCACATGAACCGTACTCCCGGTAACTGGTATAATCCAAGAGCCCTTATGCCTTGGGTGACTCGTCGTAAGCAAGAAGTGGAACATCTGGATAATTCCACGTTTGTCAACGTGGCATTAAGTTATCGCCTCTCGGACACCCCTTTGCGTTTTTACATATCCGGAAAAGAGTCCATGTTCAATTTATGGCAGTTATTCCGGGAAATAAAAACCGGCCAACACCCCCTATTTGAAAAAGATTCATCCATAAACATTTTCGCCTATTCCATCGGAGCGTTCCTGTCACAGATTCTGATGCTTGCCAACCCGGAACATCTATTGGATGACAGTAAACTATTCCTCTTCTGTGGAGGCTCCATATTCAGCCAAATGGACGGAAGTGCCCGAGATATTATGGATCGAGAGGCGTATCGAAGAGTTAAGAATTATTTTCTGAATGATTTTCTGACAAAAAATGATGAACAGCGAATGCTCCCCGTTTTGTATGAAGAGGATTTCATGGAAAAAGCATTTAAAGCGATGATACGTCCCGAGGTAATGAAGAATTACCGGGAATCATTTTTCGAGCGAATTCAAGACCGTCTACGGATTGTCACGCTCAAAAAAGATACGGTAATGCCAACACAAGGAGTTATTGAGGCTCTAGGCCCCAAATGTGTTGATACTATATTGGAAGAATTAGATTTTCCGTACGAGTATTCCCATCAAAATCCATTTCCCACCAACACGGGAGCCACACCTGAAACGCTTTATCAATCTTTTACCGGGATATTTAATAGGGTAGCAAATTTTTTGTAA
- a CDS encoding LytR/AlgR family response regulator transcription factor has translation MNVLIRKIPAYYYEKSNLIRLVLFTAFFDLIFINIYKPFSSLTWYPVSEFKFFIFSSLVILTGVLAVAISRVIMYFYTKKHTLNYLEYGIWIVLEIFFLSTFYTVYSCFLRPERDVMETFWEASENTSLILLLPYAILMLYFSWRDKEQKLQMLEEMKGDTGGTSVISFRDEKGELRLSIKHSNLLYIESADNYVQIWYLNKGVVTKFMLRNTLKAMEETFEGTNVLRCHRSYMVNFEHVKVIRREKDGVYLEFGVEKVPDIPISKTYSEKVTHWFMCYSSSNE, from the coding sequence ATGAACGTGTTGATCCGAAAAATACCAGCTTACTATTACGAGAAATCAAATTTGATACGCCTGGTATTATTCACTGCTTTTTTTGATCTGATTTTTATCAATATCTACAAGCCTTTCAGTTCTCTGACGTGGTATCCTGTATCGGAATTTAAGTTTTTCATTTTTTCGAGTCTGGTCATTCTTACCGGAGTACTTGCCGTGGCGATCAGTCGTGTGATCATGTATTTTTACACGAAGAAACATACCCTTAATTATTTAGAGTATGGCATTTGGATCGTGTTGGAAATTTTCTTTCTATCGACTTTCTACACGGTTTATTCTTGTTTTTTACGGCCGGAGAGGGACGTGATGGAAACTTTTTGGGAGGCCTCTGAAAACACGTCATTAATCCTTTTATTACCTTATGCGATCTTAATGCTTTATTTTTCCTGGCGGGATAAGGAACAGAAATTGCAGATGCTTGAAGAGATGAAGGGAGATACCGGGGGGACGAGTGTTATTTCTTTTCGGGATGAGAAAGGTGAATTACGTTTATCAATTAAACATTCGAATTTGCTTTATATCGAGTCTGCAGATAATTACGTGCAGATTTGGTATTTGAATAAAGGCGTGGTGACAAAATTCATGTTACGTAATACTTTAAAGGCGATGGAAGAGACATTTGAAGGGACGAATGTATTGAGGTGCCATCGTTCCTATATGGTGAATTTCGAGCATGTTAAAGTGATTCGTCGGGAGAAAGATGGGGTCTATTTAGAATTTGGGGTTGAGAAAGTTCCCGATATTCCGATTTCAAAGACTTACAGTGAGAAAGTGACGCACTGGTTCATGTGTTATTCCTCCTCGAATGAGTAA
- a CDS encoding helix-turn-helix domain-containing protein, with protein sequence MSKYQYRPPCRELSGYVQYYWMLDLEDVCPSCEPHRLTPQGFMEIVFYYRDSYKLIRSDGEESHPRVTLYGQRTEFIDILPTGRVGLMSVVFTPVGVRDILHLPLNELTNRYVSLEEALGREGKDMEEQMMNLAGFNERVDSLETFLLGRLQRRNEFENNRMRMVMTRLLQCRGMFNVEQLAGYACLSRKQFERVFAAYVGLMPKQYLRVIRFLYAVEFRNRMPEVDLATLAFHTGYYDAAHLANEIKALTGHTSSTLFRLICFSEDVESIEWFLGA encoded by the coding sequence ATGAGTAAATACCAGTACAGACCGCCTTGTCGGGAATTATCCGGGTATGTCCAGTATTATTGGATGCTGGATCTTGAGGATGTATGTCCATCGTGTGAGCCGCATCGTCTTACGCCGCAGGGATTCATGGAAATCGTTTTTTATTATCGGGATTCGTACAAGCTTATTCGGTCCGATGGAGAAGAATCTCATCCCCGGGTGACACTTTACGGGCAGCGAACCGAATTTATAGATATTTTACCCACGGGTAGGGTGGGGCTGATGTCGGTCGTGTTTACCCCTGTGGGGGTACGGGACATTTTGCATTTGCCGCTGAATGAGCTGACAAACCGATACGTTTCTCTGGAAGAGGCGTTGGGAAGAGAGGGGAAAGATATGGAAGAACAAATGATGAATCTTGCCGGTTTTAACGAACGGGTGGATAGTTTGGAGACATTTTTGTTAGGTCGTTTGCAACGAAGAAATGAATTTGAGAATAACCGGATGCGGATGGTCATGACTCGTTTATTACAGTGTCGGGGAATGTTTAATGTGGAACAACTGGCCGGTTATGCTTGTTTGAGTAGAAAGCAATTTGAACGGGTGTTTGCGGCTTACGTGGGATTAATGCCGAAACAATACTTACGGGTGATTCGTTTTCTGTATGCCGTGGAATTTCGAAATCGAATGCCGGAGGTTGATTTGGCAACGTTGGCTTTCCATACCGGATATTACGATGCGGCTCATCTGGCGAATGAAATCAAGGCTTTAACCGGTCATACTTCGTCAACTCTTTTTCGATTGATATGTTTTTCCGAGGATGTCGAGAGTATTGAATGGTTTCTAGGTGCATAG
- a CDS encoding VOC family protein has translation MKTFVAFFEIPAVNMERAVQFYGTIFGEKLEIVEYGEEKMAFISSGNQQPIGCIFSLKGYLPTSNSITISFYTENMDESLSLVRKAGGKIATEPCETCEESKDYFAYFLDTEGNRIGLFTRNIHPGE, from the coding sequence ATGAAAACATTCGTAGCTTTTTTTGAGATTCCTGCTGTCAACATGGAGAGGGCTGTTCAGTTTTACGGGACAATTTTCGGAGAGAAACTGGAGATTGTCGAATACGGGGAAGAGAAGATGGCTTTTATTTCTTCTGGTAATCAGCAACCGATCGGGTGTATTTTTAGTTTAAAAGGATACCTGCCAACCTCTAACAGTATTACGATTTCATTTTACACGGAAAATATGGATGAATCTTTATCCCTGGTGAGGAAGGCCGGGGGAAAGATTGCCACGGAACCTTGTGAAACTTGTGAGGAATCAAAAGATTATTTTGCTTACTTTTTAGATACCGAGGGAAACCGGATCGGTTTGTTTACACGAAACATTCATCCGGGAGAATAG
- a CDS encoding vancomycin high temperature exclusion protein produces MRRVFFYGIILPVFVCCLGILFCNYRISKYGEGKVFGDTTFIPYNKVGLLLGTSPRVKGGKTNPYFKNRIDAAEELFESGKIKYILISGDNRRHNYNEPQAMKDSLVNRGIPKESLVLDFAGLRTLDSMVRSKEIFGQDSVTVISQQFHNERAIYLARHYGIHAIGYNAKDVSAYEGLKTQIRELLARVKVFVDFFVNKQPRHLGEKIEIPE; encoded by the coding sequence GTGAGGCGTGTGTTCTTTTATGGTATTATTTTGCCTGTGTTCGTGTGTTGTCTGGGAATATTATTTTGTAATTATCGGATTTCCAAATACGGAGAAGGAAAAGTCTTTGGAGATACTACATTCATACCTTATAATAAAGTTGGTTTGTTGTTAGGTACTTCTCCCCGGGTGAAAGGCGGAAAAACTAATCCTTATTTCAAGAATCGTATTGATGCGGCAGAGGAGTTGTTCGAATCGGGTAAAATTAAGTATATATTGATCAGTGGAGACAACCGCCGCCATAATTATAATGAACCTCAGGCCATGAAAGATTCTTTGGTGAATAGAGGTATCCCGAAAGAATCATTGGTACTGGATTTTGCCGGATTGCGAACGCTTGATTCTATGGTACGTTCGAAAGAGATTTTCGGACAGGATAGCGTGACGGTTATTTCTCAGCAATTTCACAATGAACGGGCGATCTATCTGGCTCGTCACTACGGGATACATGCTATCGGGTATAATGCTAAAGACGTGAGTGCTTACGAGGGACTAAAGACGCAAATACGGGAATTGTTGGCCCGGGTAAAAGTATTTGTCGATTTTTTTGTCAACAAACAACCTCGTCATTTAGGCGAAAAGATTGAAATTCCGGAATAA
- a CDS encoding DUF4468 domain-containing protein has protein sequence MMKNLLLILCFFPMLALAQEEDQSKYMVGAVPEVNGKVVFSQEINAPNLSKDQIFDAILAWANTRFKTDKGNWGMVAYSNKEEGQIACYGNEYIVFADKTFSLDRAKINYRMNFVCTPGKCNVEVTNITYLYPEDSRERLAAEEWITDKQAMNKDQTKLINRIAKFRIKTIDLVESLNEGAQKSLGAQNAPVATTTTTTTQQVAPVQTVATISAAPGDALQGYKRIAPDKIPGNIIKMLSEDWMLITAGNDQQFNPMTASWGGLGNLYNKPVTFCFINPARYTYDIMDKGDTYTLTFYTETYREALNYCGHNSGKDKNKVKEAGLTPITTPSGSKAFSEAWMIIECRKMVSQTINIDGISDPELRKQWAGKAMHKMFIGEILNVWVK, from the coding sequence ATGATGAAGAATTTATTACTCATTCTTTGCTTTTTTCCCATGTTGGCATTAGCCCAGGAAGAAGATCAAAGCAAATACATGGTCGGAGCCGTTCCGGAAGTAAACGGAAAAGTTGTTTTTTCACAGGAAATTAATGCTCCGAATCTTTCTAAAGACCAGATTTTCGATGCTATCCTGGCATGGGCGAATACCCGTTTCAAAACAGATAAAGGGAATTGGGGAATGGTTGCCTATTCGAACAAGGAAGAGGGACAAATTGCTTGCTATGGAAACGAATACATTGTTTTCGCAGATAAGACTTTTTCTCTGGACCGGGCAAAAATAAACTACCGGATGAATTTTGTTTGCACTCCCGGTAAATGCAACGTGGAAGTAACCAATATCACCTACCTTTACCCGGAAGATAGCCGGGAACGTCTGGCCGCCGAAGAATGGATCACTGACAAGCAGGCGATGAATAAAGATCAGACCAAACTGATCAACCGGATTGCAAAATTCAGAATCAAAACCATTGATCTGGTTGAAAGTTTGAACGAAGGGGCGCAAAAAAGTTTAGGCGCACAAAATGCCCCCGTAGCCACAACGACAACCACAACGACCCAACAAGTTGCTCCCGTGCAAACCGTTGCCACCATATCTGCCGCCCCGGGAGATGCTTTACAAGGCTACAAGCGTATCGCTCCCGACAAGATTCCGGGAAATATTATTAAAATGTTATCCGAGGACTGGATGTTAATCACGGCTGGAAACGACCAGCAGTTTAACCCGATGACGGCAAGCTGGGGAGGTCTCGGAAACCTGTACAACAAACCAGTGACATTCTGTTTTATCAATCCCGCTCGCTACACTTATGATATCATGGATAAAGGAGACACCTATACATTAACTTTCTACACGGAAACTTACCGGGAAGCTCTGAATTATTGCGGGCATAATTCCGGTAAAGACAAAAATAAGGTAAAAGAGGCCGGGTTAACCCCGATCACCACTCCTTCCGGTAGCAAGGCATTCTCGGAAGCCTGGATGATTATCGAGTGCCGCAAAATGGTTTCTCAAACTATCAACATTGACGGTATTTCTGACCCGGAACTAAGAAAACAATGGGCCGGTAAAGCCATGCACAAAATGTTTATCGGAGAGATTTTGAATGTATGGGTAAAATAA